In Leptotrichia sp. OH3620_COT-345, one DNA window encodes the following:
- a CDS encoding DUF1439 domain-containing protein: MKTSLIKRVVIIIVILFGIISCDLLENKILHIPKAIIQKRAEQKFPIIKNFLIARLTMKNPKINFESEKIFIETDYDIIVLDGKSKGKIYLSSGIRYDKEKEELYLTNLSVDKILDEKGNQRADSKAENILKSIITGYVEMSPVYRYKEEIMEKEKNGKKNKVRIKNMYIKNGKFYVET; the protein is encoded by the coding sequence ATGAAGACAAGTTTGATAAAAAGAGTAGTAATTATAATAGTGATTTTATTTGGAATAATATCATGTGATCTTCTTGAAAATAAAATTTTACATATACCGAAAGCAATTATACAAAAGAGAGCAGAACAAAAATTTCCCATAATAAAAAATTTTTTAATTGCACGATTGACAATGAAAAATCCTAAAATAAATTTTGAAAGTGAAAAAATATTTATAGAAACTGATTATGATATTATTGTGCTTGACGGAAAGAGTAAAGGGAAAATATATCTGAGTAGCGGAATCCGTTATGATAAGGAAAAAGAAGAATTGTACCTGACAAATTTATCTGTAGATAAAATTCTTGATGAAAAAGGAAATCAAAGGGCTGATTCCAAAGCGGAAAACATATTAAAATCAATTATAACAGGTTACGTGGAAATGTCTCCTGTTTATAGATACAAGGAAGAAATTATGGAAAAAGAAAAAAATGGTAAAAAAAATAAAGTTAGAATTAAAAATATGTATATAAAAAATGGGAAATTTTATGTAGAAACATAG
- a CDS encoding AraC family transcriptional regulator, with translation MKKKNEKIKHGRVMDKFFNNQINKIFDVQKVEKSLGEKYLINGQKIKDHKKEILNGTLERYCIDEECEIIILKTMGKLKQTLINPKGTYKNIRLLYCFGGEATFLSLTHEGIQRDFYLKKGELLIQRASSEINKYEISGNNFEFITIEFYLDKLISNLLKITGWEKIKQWKEKNLNIFEPGNFYYGKLNMEIEVLMKEIQNITIIRSINKYLNLKAKIFQLLPMILDMQTNLVEIMPVSSLEIVNKTKEIIKRYSISEMPMIKDLCKMMNISRYQLHTSFKKIEGISISDYIQKKKMEHGKFLLSSTDKTILDIANEIGYENPSKFSEAFKKYFGILPNKFRKNI, from the coding sequence ATGAAAAAAAAGAATGAGAAAATAAAGCACGGAAGAGTAATGGATAAATTTTTTAATAACCAGATTAACAAAATTTTTGATGTTCAAAAAGTTGAAAAGTCACTTGGCGAAAAATATCTGATTAACGGACAAAAAATAAAAGATCATAAAAAAGAAATATTAAATGGAACTTTGGAGAGATACTGTATAGATGAAGAATGCGAAATAATAATATTAAAGACAATGGGGAAATTAAAACAGACACTTATTAACCCAAAAGGTACTTACAAAAATATAAGGCTGCTGTATTGTTTTGGTGGAGAGGCTACTTTCTTATCTTTAACTCATGAAGGTATACAAAGAGATTTTTATTTAAAAAAAGGGGAACTTCTTATTCAAAGGGCAAGTAGTGAAATTAATAAATACGAGATTTCGGGAAATAATTTTGAATTTATAACAATAGAGTTTTATCTTGATAAATTAATTTCAAATCTTCTTAAAATAACAGGGTGGGAAAAAATCAAGCAATGGAAAGAGAAAAATTTGAACATATTTGAACCCGGGAATTTTTATTATGGAAAACTGAATATGGAAATAGAAGTTTTAATGAAAGAAATTCAAAATATTACAATAATTAGAAGCATAAACAAATACTTAAATTTAAAAGCAAAAATTTTTCAGCTTTTACCTATGATATTAGATATGCAGACAAATTTAGTAGAAATAATGCCTGTGAGCAGTCTTGAAATTGTAAATAAAACAAAGGAAATTATAAAAAGATATTCAATATCTGAAATGCCCATGATAAAAGATTTATGTAAGATGATGAATATAAGCAGATATCAGCTGCATACATCATTTAAGAAAATAGAGGGAATAAGTATCTCGGACTATATACAAAAGAAAAAAATGGAACATGGGAAATTTCTTTTAAGTTCAACAGACAAAACTATACTTGATATTGCAAATGAAATAGGCTATGAAAATCCGAGTAAATTTTCAGAAGCTTTTAAAAAATATTTCGGAATTTTGCCTAATAAATTTAGAAAAAATATTTAA
- a CDS encoding AraC family transcriptional regulator, translated as MKKRKDEFYGKILGKIFEIRKEEKEFSEKYHIADKKSKELKGILERYYFEGKYEMSIINFKGKVKEVFETTKDLVNYFEIMYCLGGECTFYSEYDEYEKKYHVKKGDVVVHRIDDKVKKYRIDSQDFEYLSIDIYVDKVASNFTEMNKKSVKWKEDINDIFKINEFRFGKTSEETDLLSEEIKNISVKNMSDYLFLKSKVFQLITAIFILQYKNPEKTNKIIIDRTKAVLENYKIAELPSVKELCETLNISRYQLKMAFLKAEKIEITKYLRKKKMDYARLLLLNTDKSISEIATETGYENPSKFSKSFKNYFGVLPNKYRKIN; from the coding sequence ATGAAAAAAAGAAAAGATGAATTTTATGGTAAAATATTAGGGAAAATTTTTGAAATAAGAAAAGAAGAAAAAGAATTTAGTGAAAAATATCATATTGCAGATAAAAAATCTAAAGAATTAAAAGGAATACTTGAAAGATATTATTTTGAAGGCAAATATGAAATGTCCATTATAAATTTTAAGGGAAAGGTAAAAGAAGTTTTTGAAACTACGAAAGATTTGGTTAATTATTTTGAAATTATGTATTGTTTAGGTGGAGAATGTACTTTCTATTCTGAATACGATGAATACGAAAAAAAATATCATGTAAAAAAAGGTGATGTAGTAGTACACAGGATAGATGACAAAGTGAAAAAATACAGGATAGATAGTCAAGACTTTGAATATCTGTCTATTGATATTTATGTAGATAAAGTGGCTTCAAACTTTACAGAAATGAATAAAAAGTCTGTAAAATGGAAAGAAGATATAAATGATATATTCAAAATTAATGAATTTCGTTTCGGAAAAACAAGTGAAGAAACTGATTTGTTGTCAGAAGAAATAAAAAATATATCTGTAAAAAATATGAGTGATTATTTGTTTTTAAAATCAAAAGTATTTCAGTTGATTACAGCAATTTTTATTTTACAGTATAAAAATCCTGAAAAAACAAATAAAATTATAATTGACAGAACAAAAGCCGTTCTGGAAAATTATAAAATAGCAGAATTACCTTCCGTAAAAGAATTATGTGAAACTTTGAATATTAGCAGGTATCAGTTGAAAATGGCATTTTTAAAAGCAGAGAAGATAGAAATAACAAAATATTTAAGAAAGAAAAAAATGGATTATGCGAGATTATTACTGTTAAATACAGATAAGAGCATATCCGAAATAGCAACTGAGACAGGATATGAAAATCCAAGTAAATTTTCAAAATCATTTAAAAATTATTTTGGAGTATTACCTAACAAATATAGAAAAATTAATTGA
- the adhP gene encoding alcohol dehydrogenase AdhP yields the protein MKAVVVNEKGTGEVQIVEREIPKVGPGEALVEVEYCGVCHTDLHVANGDFGKVPGRILGHEGIGIVKEVSPDVTTLKIGDRVSIAWFFEGCGVCEYCTTGRETLCRTVKNAGYSVDGGMAEYCLVTADYAVKVPEGLDPAQASSITCAGVTCYKAIKVSDVKPGQWIAIYGCGGLGNLAIQYAKHVFNAHVIAIDINDDKLKLAKEVGADYIINGKNVADPAAEIKKMSNGGAHAAVVTAVSKVAFNQAIDSVRAAGKVVAVGLPSETMDLPIVKTVLDGIEVIGSLVGTRKDLEEAFQFGAEGKVVPVVQKRALEEAPEVFKEMEEGKIQGRMVLDMKKTCGCGHQH from the coding sequence ATGAAAGCCGTAGTTGTAAATGAAAAAGGTACAGGGGAAGTTCAGATAGTTGAAAGAGAAATACCGAAGGTGGGACCGGGAGAAGCATTGGTTGAAGTGGAATACTGTGGAGTATGTCATACTGATTTACATGTGGCGAATGGAGATTTCGGAAAAGTTCCCGGAAGAATTTTAGGACATGAAGGAATAGGAATAGTAAAAGAGGTATCTCCGGATGTAACGACATTAAAAATTGGTGACAGAGTAAGTATTGCATGGTTTTTTGAAGGATGCGGAGTATGTGAATATTGTACTACGGGTAGAGAAACTCTTTGTAGAACAGTGAAAAATGCGGGATATTCAGTTGATGGAGGAATGGCGGAGTATTGTCTTGTAACGGCCGATTATGCGGTAAAAGTACCTGAAGGATTAGACCCGGCTCAAGCAAGCAGTATAACTTGTGCAGGAGTGACATGTTATAAAGCGATAAAAGTTTCGGATGTAAAGCCGGGACAATGGATTGCTATTTATGGATGCGGAGGATTGGGAAATCTTGCTATCCAATATGCAAAACATGTATTTAATGCTCATGTTATAGCTATAGATATTAATGATGACAAACTGAAATTGGCAAAAGAAGTAGGAGCTGATTATATTATTAATGGTAAAAATGTTGCGGACCCTGCAGCTGAAATCAAGAAAATGTCAAATGGAGGAGCACATGCGGCAGTAGTCACAGCAGTATCCAAAGTTGCATTCAATCAGGCAATTGATTCAGTTCGTGCAGCAGGAAAAGTTGTTGCAGTAGGATTGCCGTCAGAAACAATGGATTTACCGATTGTAAAAACAGTTCTTGATGGAATAGAAGTTATCGGCTCATTAGTAGGAACGAGAAAAGATTTGGAAGAAGCATTCCAATTCGGTGCTGAAGGAAAAGTTGTTCCTGTGGTTCAAAAAAGAGCACTGGAAGAAGCTCCTGAAGTATTTAAGGAAATGGAAGAAGGAAAAATACAGGGACGTATGGTACTTGATATGAAAAAAACATGTGGATGTGGTCATCAACATTAA
- a CDS encoding AraC family transcriptional regulator, translating to MKNIKKTNEFYEEQLSKLFKIEKIEKGFSQKYYIKGIKSKNMTGTFERYRLDNEYELSIFKLDGKMKETLNNPPISTNFVEIMYCLNGKYTFTSNFVKEKKTYSFKKGDIIIHRAVNGIKKYEIETEDLYMISIDVYLDEMISNFSKMKNRKKADEWKEKILNILKRDEVYFIKTNEEIENISREIENISINGINEYLSFKSKVFQFIILILNLQFNSIETEEIISENAKKILEKYQISELPNIKDLCKIMKISRYQLQRAFKNAEGVEIVKYLRKKKMEYAKTMLLTTTKSILEISNEVGYDNPSKFSETFKNYFGMLPNKYRKMHYIDLL from the coding sequence ATGAAAAATATCAAAAAAACAAATGAGTTTTATGAAGAACAGTTAAGTAAATTATTTAAAATAGAAAAAATAGAAAAAGGATTCAGCCAAAAATATTATATTAAAGGAATTAAATCCAAAAATATGACCGGCACATTTGAAAGATATCGTTTAGATAATGAATATGAGCTTTCTATTTTTAAATTGGATGGAAAAATGAAAGAAACTCTTAATAATCCTCCTATTTCTACAAATTTTGTTGAAATTATGTATTGCTTAAATGGTAAATATACATTTACATCAAATTTTGTGAAAGAGAAGAAAACATACAGTTTCAAAAAAGGAGATATTATAATTCATAGAGCGGTAAACGGAATAAAAAAATACGAAATTGAAACGGAAGATCTTTATATGATATCTATTGATGTTTATTTAGATGAAATGATTTCCAATTTTTCAAAAATGAAGAATAGGAAAAAAGCCGATGAGTGGAAAGAAAAGATATTAAATATTCTGAAACGTGATGAAGTTTATTTTATAAAAACAAATGAAGAAATAGAAAATATTTCAAGAGAAATAGAGAATATTTCAATAAACGGCATAAATGAATATTTAAGTTTCAAGTCAAAAGTGTTTCAATTTATTATTTTAATTTTGAATTTGCAGTTTAATTCTATTGAAACTGAAGAAATTATTTCAGAAAATGCAAAAAAGATTTTGGAAAAATATCAGATATCGGAATTACCTAATATAAAAGATTTATGTAAAATAATGAAAATAAGCAGATATCAGTTACAAAGAGCCTTTAAAAATGCTGAAGGAGTAGAAATAGTAAAATATTTAAGAAAAAAGAAAATGGAATATGCAAAAACAATGTTACTGACTACGACTAAAAGTATACTCGAAATTTCAAATGAAGTGGGATATGATAATCCAAGCAAATTTTCGGAAACCTTTAAAAATTATTTTGGAATGTTGCCGAATAAATATAGAAAAATGCATTACATAGATCTGTTATAA
- the uvrA gene encoding excinuclease ABC subunit UvrA, with protein MNDKIKITGAREHNLKNVDIEIPKNQFVVITGVSGSGKSSLAFDTIYSEGQRRYVESLSAYARQFIGQMQKPELDSIEGLSPAISIEQKSVSKNPRSTVGTMTEIYDYMRLLWAHIGEAHCPVCGQKVEKQSLQEIVDNVLATTEEKDKLIVMAPVVTEKKGTHKNLFLNLQKKGFQRVRVNGDILDLNDNIDLDKNKRHNIEVVVDRLVIKKEDRDFLSRLTEAVETAGGLSDGKIITNINGKDSKYSENFACSEHPEVIFPDVVPRLFSFNAPYGACDSCNGLGSNLEVDENKLIVDENLSLREGGILFPGSSNQKGWNWELFEAMAKAHKINLDKKVSELTDEERNIIFYGSDKQFKFSWSGDSFSYNGKKEFDGIIRNIERRYRETASESTKEEIEAKYMTEKTCKKCSGKRLKDVVLAITINDKNIIDLTEVSVTEALEFYENIQLTEKQKQIATEILKEIKERLSFMINVGLDYLTLARMTKTLSGGESQRIRLATQIGSRLTGVIYVLDEPSIGLHQRDNEKLLDALKDLKDIGNTLIVVEHDEDTMREADYLIDMGPGAGIYGGEIVAAGTPNQVLKNKKSLTAKYLNGKEGIKVPEKRRKASKEIKLKNAKGNNLKNVTINIPLEVFTVVTGVSGSGKSTLINQTLFPELHNRLNKGKLYPLENGGIEGLENLEKVIDIDQSPIGRTPRSNTATYTKIFDDIRDLFAQTKDAQVRGYSKGRFSFNVKGGRCEACGGAGINKIEMNFLPDVYVECEVCKGKRYNRETLEVHYKGKSISEILDMSVEEAYEFFKAVPSLERKLQTLIDVGMNYIKLGQPATTLSGGEAQRIKLATELSKISRGNTIYILDEPTTGLHFEDIRKLLIVLDRLVEKGNTVLVIEHNLDVIKFADYIIDVGPEGGYRGGQIIAKGTPEQIVKSKKSHTGKFLKKYLK; from the coding sequence GCTATTTCCATAGAACAGAAAAGTGTATCTAAAAATCCGAGATCCACAGTAGGTACAATGACAGAAATATATGATTATATGAGACTTTTGTGGGCACACATAGGTGAAGCACATTGCCCTGTTTGCGGTCAGAAAGTAGAAAAGCAGTCATTACAGGAAATTGTGGACAATGTACTTGCCACTACTGAAGAGAAAGATAAATTAATAGTAATGGCACCTGTTGTGACGGAAAAAAAAGGAACACATAAAAATTTATTTTTAAACCTTCAGAAAAAGGGGTTTCAGAGAGTAAGAGTAAATGGAGACATACTTGATTTAAATGACAATATTGATTTGGATAAAAATAAAAGACATAACATTGAAGTAGTTGTAGACAGACTTGTAATTAAAAAGGAAGATAGAGACTTTCTGAGCAGATTGACCGAAGCTGTGGAAACTGCCGGAGGACTTTCAGACGGAAAAATTATAACGAATATAAATGGAAAAGACAGTAAATACAGTGAAAATTTTGCCTGTTCCGAGCATCCTGAAGTAATATTTCCTGATGTTGTGCCTAGGCTCTTTTCATTTAATGCTCCTTATGGTGCATGTGATTCCTGTAATGGATTAGGTTCTAACCTTGAAGTTGATGAAAATAAACTTATAGTTGATGAAAATCTTTCTCTTAGAGAGGGGGGGATATTATTTCCCGGTTCTTCTAATCAGAAAGGTTGGAATTGGGAACTTTTTGAGGCAATGGCAAAAGCACATAAAATAAATCTGGATAAAAAAGTATCTGAACTTACAGATGAAGAAAGAAATATTATATTTTACGGAAGTGATAAACAATTTAAATTTTCATGGTCAGGAGACAGTTTCAGTTATAACGGTAAAAAAGAGTTTGACGGTATTATAAGGAATATTGAAAGACGTTATAGGGAAACAGCTTCAGAATCTACAAAAGAAGAAATAGAAGCAAAATATATGACTGAAAAAACATGTAAAAAATGTAGCGGAAAAAGATTGAAAGATGTTGTGCTTGCAATTACGATAAATGACAAAAACATAATCGACCTGACTGAAGTAAGTGTGACGGAAGCTCTTGAATTTTATGAAAATATACAGCTTACGGAAAAACAGAAACAAATAGCTACAGAAATATTAAAAGAAATAAAAGAAAGACTTTCATTTATGATAAATGTCGGACTTGATTATTTGACATTGGCAAGAATGACAAAAACATTATCAGGAGGAGAATCCCAGAGAATAAGATTGGCAACCCAGATAGGAAGCCGTCTAACAGGAGTAATATATGTTTTGGATGAGCCAAGTATCGGGCTTCATCAGAGGGATAATGAAAAACTTCTCGATGCTTTAAAAGACCTTAAAGATATAGGAAATACACTTATTGTAGTAGAACATGATGAAGATACTATGAGAGAAGCGGATTACCTTATAGATATGGGTCCCGGAGCAGGAATATACGGAGGAGAAATAGTAGCAGCAGGAACTCCGAATCAAGTTCTAAAAAATAAGAAGTCACTTACGGCGAAATATTTGAATGGAAAAGAAGGGATAAAAGTACCTGAAAAACGGAGAAAAGCATCCAAGGAAATAAAGCTGAAAAATGCCAAAGGGAATAATTTAAAAAATGTAACAATTAATATTCCACTTGAAGTGTTTACTGTGGTAACGGGAGTATCAGGAAGTGGGAAATCTACATTAATAAATCAGACACTTTTTCCTGAGCTTCATAACAGATTGAATAAAGGGAAACTTTATCCTCTTGAAAATGGAGGAATAGAAGGTTTGGAAAATCTGGAAAAAGTCATAGATATCGATCAATCTCCTATCGGAAGAACTCCAAGGTCAAATACTGCAACATATACAAAAATATTTGATGATATAAGGGATTTATTTGCACAAACGAAAGATGCACAAGTGCGTGGATACAGTAAGGGAAGATTCTCGTTTAATGTAAAAGGAGGAAGGTGTGAAGCATGCGGAGGAGCAGGGATAAATAAAATAGAAATGAATTTTCTCCCTGACGTATATGTAGAATGTGAAGTGTGTAAAGGTAAAAGATACAATAGAGAAACGTTGGAAGTGCATTATAAAGGAAAAAGTATATCAGAAATCCTCGATATGTCAGTAGAAGAAGCTTATGAGTTTTTTAAAGCTGTTCCAAGTCTGGAAAGAAAGCTTCAAACATTGATAGATGTGGGAATGAATTACATTAAACTTGGGCAGCCTGCTACCACTTTATCAGGAGGAGAAGCTCAAAGGATAAAATTGGCAACTGAATTATCAAAAATATCAAGAGGAAATACTATTTATATTCTTGATGAGCCTACAACGGGACTTCATTTTGAGGATATAAGGAAATTACTTATTGTATTGGATCGATTGGTAGAAAAAGGGAATACGGTATTAGTAATAGAACATAACCTCGATGTAATAAAATTTGCCGATTATATAATAGATGTGGGCCCTGAAGGGGGATACAGAGGAGGTCAAATTATAGCCAAAGGAACTCCGGAGCAAATAGTAAAATCCAAAAAATCTCACACAGGAAAATTTTTAAAAAAATATTTGAAATAA